One Prunus dulcis chromosome 8, ALMONDv2, whole genome shotgun sequence DNA window includes the following coding sequences:
- the LOC117638027 gene encoding cysteine-rich repeat secretory protein 38-like: MIFFKSIPLCFLVLCFFHHSAIGASPLKHFCFSPENYTADSSYGANLNLLFNILYTKVPPSGFGLGSTGHAQNQVNGLALCRGDVSRQNCNTCVIGASKELRERCPYSKGAIVWYDHCLLKYSDVNFFGQIDNKNKFSMTNVQAVENNPTLFNEKVHELLSGLSNEASDANPKFYATGEVQLDTFTTLYGIAQCTRDLSNVNCKKCLDVAISELPNCCDAKRGGRVVGGSCNVGFELYPIVGT; encoded by the coding sequence ATGATATTCTTCAAATCAATCCCTCTTTGTTTCTTGGTCCTCTGTTTTTTCCACCATTCAGCCATTGGTGCTTCCCCACTTAAGCATTTTTGTTTCAGCCCAGAAAACTACACTGCTGATAGTTCATACGGTGCCAACTTGAATTTGTTGTTCAATATTTTATACACAAAAGTTCCTCCTTCTGGCTTTGGCCTTGGTTCAACTGGCCATGCCCAAAACCAAGTGAATGGCCTGGCCCTTTGCCGTGGCGATGTCTCGAGACAAAACTGCAATACTTGTGTGATTGGTGCAAGCAAAGAGCTTCGTGAGCGTTGCCCTTATAGTAAAGGAGCCATAGTTTGGTATGATCATTGCCTCTTAAAGTACTCAGACGTGAACTTCTTTGGGCAAattgataacaaaaacaaGTTCTCTATGACAAACGTCCAAGCGGTAGAGAATAATCCCACACTATTCAATGAGAAAGTACATGAATTGTTAAGTGGGTTATCTAATGAAGCCTCCGATGCTAATCCAAAGTTTTATGCTACCGGCGAGGTACAACTCGATACATTCACAACGTTATATGGTATTGCTCAATGCACGAGGGACCTCTCTAACGTTAATTGTAAGAAATGTCTTGATGTTGCAATAAGTGAACTGCCAAACTGTTGTGATGCAAAACGAGGTGGGCGTGTTGTAGGTGGGAGTTGCAATGTTGGATTCGAACTTTACCCCATTGTTGGTACTTAG
- the LOC117636390 gene encoding SH3 domain-containing protein 2, which translates to MDAIRKQATRLREQVARQQQAVLKQFGAGGYGGSDNLVTDEAELLRHQKLERLYISTRAGKHYQRDIVRGVEGYIVTGSKQVEIGTKLSEDSRKYGDGNTCTSGSTLSRASLSYGLARAQMEKERGNLLKALGTQVAEPLRAMVMGAPLEDARHLAQRYDRMRQEAEAQAIEVSKRQVKVRETPGNAENVMKLEAAESKLQDLKSNMGILGKEAAAAMAAVEAQQQRLTLQRLIAMVEAERTYHQRILQILDQLEGEMVSERQRIEAPPSPTVDNTMPPPPPYEEVNGIYASQTHNGSSDIMNYFLGEVMFTYQAVSDVELSLSVGDYVVVRKVTNNGWAEGECKGRAGWFPFGYIERRERVLASKVAEVF; encoded by the exons GCTGTCCTCAAGCAGTTTGGAGCTGGAGGATATGGAGGTTCAGATAATTTAGTTACTGATGAGGCAGAACTCCTGCGGCATCAGAAACTTGAGAGGCTTTACATATCAACACGTGCTGGCAAG CATTATCAAAGGGATATTGTTCGTGGTGTGGAGGGATATATTGTCACTGGGTCCAAACAAGTTGAAATAG GAACAAAGTTGTCAGAAGATAGCAGGAAATATGGTGATGGAAATACATGTACTAGTGGTAGTACATTATCAAGAGCTTCATTAAGCTATGGGCTAGCTCGTGCTCAAATGGAGAAGGAGCGGGGGAATCTATTGAAAGCTCTTGGCACACAG GTGGCAGAGCCATTAAGAGCGATGGTAATGGGGGCCCCATTGGAGGATGCTCGGCATCTTGCTCAACGTTATGATAGAATGCGACAAGAAGCTGAAGCTCAG GCTATTGAAGTTTCCAAACGCCAAGTAAAAGTGAGGGAAACACCAGGAAATGCAGAGAATGTTATGAAACTGGAAGCTGCAGAGTCAAAGCTGCAAGATCTGAAGTCAAATATGGGAATATTAGGGAAGGAAGCTGCTGCAGCAATGGCAGCTGTTGAGGCTCAACAACAGAGGTTGACTCTCCAGCGCCTCATTGCTATG GTTGAGGCAGAACGTACTTATCATCAGAGGATCCTGCAGATACTCGATCAACTTGAAGGAGAG ATGGTATCAGAACGACAACGAATTGAAGCGCCTCCTAGCCCTACTGTTGATAACACCATGCCTCCACCCCCACCTTATGAAGAAGTTAATGGCATATATGCTTCTCAAACACATAATGGATCGTCAGACATCATGAATTACTTCTTAGGGGAG GTTATGTTTACATATCAAGCGGTATCCGACGTGGAGCTCAGTTTGTCAGTTGGAGACTATGTAGTTGTGCGAAAG GTGACAAACAATGGTTGGGCAGAAGGTGAATGCAAAGGCAGGGCAGGCTGGTTCCCATTTGGATACATTGAAAGAAGGGAACGAGTACTTGCAAGCAAGGTGGCAGAAGTGTTCTAA
- the LOC117637678 gene encoding cysteine-rich repeat secretory protein 38-like yields MIFSKSIPLCFLILCFFHHSAIGASPLYHFCFSPENYTANSSYGANLNLLFNRLYTKVPPSGFGLGSTGHAQNQVNGLALCRGDVSSQNCNTCVIGASKELRERCPYSKGAVIWYDHCLLKYSDVNFFGQIDNKNKFSMTNVQAVENNPTLFNEKVQELLSGLSNEASDANPKFYATGEVQLDTFTTLYGIAQCTRDLSNVNCKKCLDVAISGLPNCCDAKRGGRVVGGSCNVGFELYPIVGT; encoded by the coding sequence ATGATATTCTCCAAATCAATCCCTCTTTGTTTCTTGATCCTCTGTTTTTTCCACCATTCAGCCATTGGTGCTTCCCCACTTTACCATTTTTGTTTCAGCCCAGAAAACTACACTGCTAATAGTTCATATGGTGCCAACTTGAATTTGTTGTTCAATCGTTTATACACCAAAGTTCCTCCTTCTGGCTTTGGCCTTGGTTCAACTGGTCATGCCCAAAACCAAGTGAATGGCCTGGCCCTTTGCCGTGGCGATGTCTCAAGCCAAAACTGCAATACTTGTGTGATTGGTGCAAGCAAAGAGCTTCGTGAGCGTTGCCCTTATAGCAAGGGAGCCGTAATTTGGTATGATCATTGCCTCTTAAAGTACTCAGACGTGAACTTCTTTGGGCAAattgataacaaaaacaaGTTCTCTATGACAAACGTCCAAGCGGTAGAGAATAATCCCACACTCTTCAATGAGAAAGTTCAGGAATTGTTAAGTGGGTTATCTAATGAAGCCTCCGATGCTAATCCGAAGTTTTATGCTACCGGTGAAGTACAACTCGATACATTCACAACATTATATGGTATTGCTCAATGCACGAGGGACCTCTCTAACGTTAATTGTAAGAAATGTCTTGATGTTGCAATAAGTGGACTGCCAAACTGTTGTGATGCAAAACGAGGTGGGCGTGTTGTAGGTGGGAGTTGCAATGTTGGATTTGAACTTTACCCCATAGTTGGTACTTAG